A section of the Rossellomorea marisflavi genome encodes:
- a CDS encoding FtsW/RodA/SpoVE family cell cycle protein, with translation MGMNEPFKDYISAVCSRIRNKDVHEEVALELEDHLHTLKEHAMKDGMSEKAAVQHAISQMGDPATVGKQLHQTHRPTFDVTILIPVAVISVFGLVSMYFIQFQSTITGIGDIFQSSLIYYLAGLVLMIACFFYDYRKLSRYSGVIYGGTVFLLLLTQWIGVRVDGIAYLDIGFATLHISGIAPFLLVVAFAGMFSEWNWHAPKKAVTGIGLLAIPILLLASDGFAAYALGLAVALILMVATRAKIHQILLYGTSVIALPALFKPDFFSPVSAEDGAGIRALFQTAGWFGTDPSVNSLNELHTDYILAYMVHSFGWVSATVTMLFTLVFTIRLIQTARTTAHSFGRVLTIGFAAVFGIQFATAILTNIGLLPPSGITMPFMSFGGTHVLVDMMAAGLVLSVYRRRRLAPIQANGTLKLS, from the coding sequence ATGGGAATGAACGAACCATTCAAAGACTATATCAGTGCCGTGTGCAGCCGTATCCGTAACAAAGATGTTCATGAGGAAGTGGCCCTGGAGCTAGAGGATCACCTCCATACACTGAAGGAACACGCCATGAAGGATGGAATGTCAGAAAAGGCCGCCGTGCAGCATGCCATCAGTCAGATGGGTGACCCCGCCACGGTCGGGAAACAGCTTCATCAAACCCATCGGCCGACGTTTGACGTGACGATCCTCATCCCAGTTGCCGTCATATCGGTTTTCGGTCTCGTTTCTATGTATTTCATCCAGTTTCAATCAACCATCACGGGGATTGGAGACATTTTTCAAAGCAGCCTGATCTATTACCTAGCCGGCTTGGTCTTGATGATTGCATGCTTTTTCTATGACTATCGGAAACTATCCCGTTATTCCGGGGTCATCTATGGTGGTACCGTCTTCCTCCTTCTCCTGACTCAGTGGATCGGGGTCCGGGTAGACGGCATTGCCTACCTTGATATCGGCTTCGCCACCCTGCATATTTCCGGCATCGCTCCCTTCCTCTTGGTCGTGGCATTTGCAGGGATGTTTTCTGAATGGAACTGGCATGCACCGAAAAAAGCTGTGACCGGGATCGGTCTCCTGGCAATCCCTATCCTGCTTCTTGCATCCGATGGATTTGCTGCCTATGCTCTTGGACTCGCAGTGGCACTCATCCTGATGGTGGCAACCAGGGCAAAGATCCATCAAATCCTCCTGTACGGGACCAGTGTCATTGCATTACCCGCCCTCTTCAAACCGGACTTCTTCTCACCTGTCAGTGCCGAAGACGGTGCAGGAATCAGGGCTTTATTCCAAACGGCAGGATGGTTCGGTACAGACCCGTCCGTGAACAGTTTGAACGAGTTGCATACCGATTACATCCTTGCGTATATGGTTCATTCCTTTGGGTGGGTATCAGCCACCGTGACCATGCTGTTCACGCTCGTCTTCACCATTCGGTTGATCCAGACAGCGAGAACCACCGCTCACTCATTTGGAAGGGTGCTGACGATCGGGTTCGCCGCAGTGTTTGGCATCCAGTTTGCCACGGCGATCCTCACCAATATCGGCCTTCTTCCACCTTCCGGCATCACCATGCCCTTCATGAGCTTCGGAGGTACGCATGTATTGGTTGATATGATGGCAGCCGGTCTTGTCTTAAGCGTCTATCGCCGCAGACGCCTGGCTCCTATTCAAGCCAATGGTACGTTGAAATTATCATGA
- a CDS encoding aminoglycoside phosphotransferase family protein — MIEKIESLVGPILQHLLLEEQGCTSEVSRIETEEGTFILKKAALPSYRDWLRKEAQARQRVQGTVAVPGFMGFWESERDSYLLMEYIEGVSLTSALKGVGDGEERLALIRSFGDFLQRFHEGELLEGLGEGDWLERVWAEAEPYVRAGETDGDIELLEQLKAERPASVKPTMIHGDCNPDNVLVVDGEVRCFIDVSGMTVGDPRYDESLAIGKFTGEERDAFYDGYKRYRVSDEEFTYFYDGMYELF; from the coding sequence ATGATCGAGAAGATTGAAAGTCTGGTAGGTCCCATCTTGCAGCATCTACTCCTTGAAGAACAGGGTTGCACGTCTGAAGTGAGCCGGATTGAAACCGAGGAGGGGACGTTCATTTTGAAGAAGGCGGCTCTACCCAGCTACCGTGACTGGCTAAGGAAAGAAGCACAGGCGCGACAACGCGTTCAGGGAACTGTTGCGGTGCCTGGATTCATGGGATTTTGGGAGAGTGAACGAGACAGCTATCTTCTAATGGAATACATAGAAGGGGTCTCCCTGACATCGGCGTTAAAGGGAGTCGGGGATGGAGAGGAACGCCTAGCGCTTATAAGGAGTTTCGGTGATTTCCTTCAGCGATTCCATGAAGGAGAGCTCTTGGAAGGATTAGGAGAAGGCGATTGGCTGGAGCGGGTATGGGCAGAGGCGGAGCCGTATGTCAGGGCAGGTGAGACGGACGGGGATATAGAGCTTTTGGAACAGTTGAAGGCGGAGAGGCCGGCTTCGGTCAAACCCACGATGATCCACGGGGACTGCAATCCCGATAACGTGCTGGTAGTGGACGGGGAAGTGAGATGCTTCATCGATGTGTCCGGGATGACGGTGGGAGATCCGCGTTATGATGAGTCGCTGGCTATCGGGAAGTTCACGGGGGAAGAGAGGGATGCCTTTTATGATGGATATAAGCGATACCGGGTGTCGGATGAGGAGTTCACGTACTTTTATGATGGAATGTATGAGTTGTTTTAG
- a CDS encoding DUF5412 family protein gives MKRFIKKHPVGFTITISTIVFTAAVSWGLIALIHWSLFDIDRLEPGELITEETSPDGRYTVQTFLNNGGATVDYAVLGVLTFNEKKREAKNIYWQYHEEEGEISWVDDETVQINDQVLHLPDEVYDYRRE, from the coding sequence ATGAAACGTTTCATCAAAAAACACCCCGTCGGTTTCACCATCACGATTTCCACCATCGTGTTCACAGCTGCAGTGAGCTGGGGCCTCATCGCCCTCATCCATTGGTCCTTATTTGACATAGACCGGCTGGAGCCAGGGGAACTCATTACAGAAGAAACGTCACCTGACGGACGCTATACCGTACAAACCTTCCTCAACAATGGCGGAGCCACCGTGGATTATGCCGTGCTGGGCGTACTGACATTCAACGAGAAAAAACGCGAAGCCAAGAATATCTATTGGCAGTACCATGAAGAGGAAGGAGAAATCAGTTGGGTGGACGATGAGACGGTGCAAATTAACGATCAAGTCCTTCATTTACCAGATGAGGTGTATGACTACAGGCGGGAATGA
- a CDS encoding MerR family transcriptional regulator: MKTYSISEVAKELNLTIYTLRYYDKEGLMPFVERSPNGVRLFKDSDISTLRIIECLKSTGMPIKDIKTFIDWCTEGDSTLQERHDLFMERKATVERQMADLMKTMEVIDHKCSYYKEALAAGTEEIHRDKKIEIQ; encoded by the coding sequence ATGAAAACCTACTCCATCAGCGAAGTCGCCAAGGAACTGAACCTCACCATCTATACCCTCCGCTATTATGATAAAGAAGGACTCATGCCCTTCGTGGAACGCAGTCCGAACGGCGTCCGCCTCTTCAAGGATTCCGACATCAGCACGCTCCGCATCATCGAATGCCTGAAATCCACCGGCATGCCCATCAAGGATATCAAAACCTTTATCGACTGGTGCACCGAAGGCGACTCCACTCTCCAGGAACGGCACGACCTCTTCATGGAACGGAAAGCCACCGTGGAAAGGCAGATGGCGGATCTCATGAAGACGATGGAAGTGATCGACCACAAATGCAGCTACTATAAGGAAGCGCTGGCTGCGGGGACGGAAGAGATCCATCGTGACAAGAAAATTGAGATCCAATAG
- a CDS encoding DUF2268 domain-containing protein — protein MKMIGYEFLQAPRDLDTMEENLQAFKRKQDTIHSSIKQAMEKSIDVLPGGNKIIYVVPSNPEFKSNANLMNGVYGVVYGEYAILILIDPAFNVENLEYTIAHEYHHLVNFETHDEETYSVLDSVVIEGKADAFAKQIYPGVENPWVDTLHPNKEKMVWDMISENPDIFDQDLYEEIAIGSREKKIPMWSNYRVGLQIMDAFLEKNRGPHTRMDIYDYSGNLGEREVCGEV, from the coding sequence ATGAAAATGATTGGTTATGAATTTTTACAGGCTCCGCGAGACCTAGATACAATGGAGGAAAACCTGCAGGCATTCAAGAGAAAACAGGACACGATCCACTCGAGCATAAAGCAAGCCATGGAGAAGTCTATCGACGTTCTTCCCGGTGGTAATAAAATCATTTACGTGGTTCCATCCAATCCTGAATTCAAATCTAACGCAAATCTTATGAACGGTGTATATGGTGTGGTGTACGGTGAGTATGCCATCCTCATCCTGATCGATCCTGCTTTCAACGTGGAAAATCTTGAATATACGATTGCCCATGAGTATCATCATCTCGTCAATTTCGAGACCCATGATGAAGAGACATACTCCGTTTTGGATAGTGTCGTCATTGAAGGGAAAGCAGATGCATTTGCTAAGCAGATCTATCCCGGTGTGGAAAACCCATGGGTGGACACGTTGCATCCCAATAAAGAGAAAATGGTGTGGGACATGATTTCAGAGAATCCCGATATCTTTGATCAAGACCTCTATGAGGAAATTGCTATCGGCAGTCGCGAAAAGAAGATCCCGATGTGGTCCAACTACCGGGTCGGCCTTCAAATCATGGATGCATTTCTTGAGAAGAATCGAGGTCCCCATACCAGAATGGACATCTATGACTACAGCGGAAATCTTGGAGAGAGGGAAGTATGCGGAGAAGTTTGA
- a CDS encoding NAD(P)-dependent alcohol dehydrogenase: MVMAKARAVDGPDKAFRSAEIKRRELDEKDVLIEIKFAGICHSDIHTAHGEWGEVSYPLVPGHEIAGIIKEVGSGVSKFKVGDRAGVGCMVDSCGECVNCKAGEEQYCLEGNVPTYAGVDKYGEPTQGGYSTHIVVTEDFALHIPDGIELDAAAPLLCAGITTYSPLHHWNAGPGKKVAIVGMGGLGHMAVKIANAMGAEVTVLSQTLNKEEDGLAFGAKEYYATKDPETFDKLKGRFDLIINTVSANIDIDAYFSLLTLDGTLVNVGAPGEPMSLNVMSLIGHRRSFAGSMIGGIQETQEMLNFCAEHNIAPKIELISADQIDEAYKRVLASDVKYRFVIDTSTI, translated from the coding sequence ATGGTTATGGCAAAAGCACGCGCAGTGGACGGGCCGGATAAGGCTTTCCGCTCAGCAGAAATCAAACGACGTGAACTGGATGAAAAGGATGTACTGATCGAAATCAAATTCGCAGGGATCTGTCACTCTGATATCCATACAGCCCACGGTGAGTGGGGAGAAGTGAGTTACCCACTCGTTCCGGGGCATGAAATTGCCGGGATCATCAAGGAAGTCGGCTCTGGTGTGTCGAAGTTCAAGGTGGGCGACCGCGCAGGCGTCGGCTGTATGGTGGACTCATGCGGCGAATGCGTCAACTGTAAGGCTGGCGAAGAGCAATACTGTCTGGAAGGCAATGTGCCGACCTATGCGGGCGTCGACAAATACGGCGAACCGACACAAGGTGGCTATTCCACACATATCGTCGTGACGGAAGATTTCGCCTTGCACATCCCGGACGGCATCGAGCTTGATGCGGCGGCACCGCTTCTATGCGCAGGGATCACCACCTATTCACCGCTCCACCACTGGAATGCCGGACCCGGCAAGAAAGTCGCCATCGTCGGGATGGGTGGACTCGGTCATATGGCCGTGAAGATTGCCAACGCCATGGGAGCAGAGGTGACGGTCCTTTCCCAAACACTGAACAAAGAGGAAGACGGACTAGCTTTCGGTGCCAAGGAGTACTATGCGACGAAGGATCCGGAAACATTTGATAAGCTGAAAGGCCGCTTCGACCTGATCATCAACACGGTCAGCGCCAATATCGACATCGATGCATACTTCTCCCTCCTGACGCTTGATGGAACGCTCGTCAATGTGGGCGCACCTGGAGAACCGATGTCACTGAACGTCATGTCCCTCATCGGCCACCGTCGCTCTTTCGCCGGCTCCATGATCGGCGGCATACAAGAAACACAAGAGATGCTCAATTTCTGTGCTGAACATAACATCGCTCCGAAAATCGAGCTCATCTCGGCGGATCAGATCGATGAAGCGTACAAGCGCGTATTGGCTTCTGATGTGAAATACCGGTTTGTGATTGATACAAGTACGATTTGA
- a CDS encoding PadR family transcriptional regulator produces the protein MKVNKELVKGSTSTLILSLLNDRPMYGYELIKIMEERSNGIFSLKEGTLYPLLHSLEEQGVIEAYWGQGDTGRKRKYYRITKSGQAFMVEKKEEWSTFKGAVDDILGWEKVSWE, from the coding sequence ATGAAAGTGAACAAAGAATTGGTGAAAGGAAGTACCTCCACACTCATTCTCAGCCTGCTGAATGACCGTCCCATGTACGGATATGAATTGATCAAGATCATGGAGGAACGCTCGAACGGGATATTCAGCCTGAAGGAAGGAACCCTCTATCCCCTCCTTCATTCATTGGAGGAGCAAGGAGTGATCGAAGCCTATTGGGGACAGGGAGATACGGGAAGGAAGCGTAAGTACTACCGCATCACCAAAAGCGGGCAGGCCTTCATGGTCGAGAAAAAAGAAGAGTGGTCCACCTTTAAAGGTGCAGTGGATGACATCCTGGGATGGGAGAAGGTTTCATGGGAATGA
- a CDS encoding CbrC family protein, with protein MTLPTFTYNPDPIKLEVIKKEKTDCPVCNKERDYVYKGPFYSVEDVEGICPWCIADGSAAEKYEGSFQDDASCEEVEKEAYIDELVYRTPGYFGWQQEHWLSHCGDFCAIVEYVGWKEIEHLEEELAGDLNEIMATFNMPKDKLKEWLVNDGALQGYLFRCVHCHQHRLTVDSN; from the coding sequence ATGACATTGCCAACATTTACGTATAATCCGGATCCGATCAAGCTGGAGGTCATCAAGAAGGAAAAGACCGATTGCCCGGTCTGCAACAAGGAGCGGGACTATGTGTATAAGGGACCGTTCTATTCCGTCGAGGATGTAGAGGGGATCTGCCCGTGGTGTATCGCGGACGGTTCGGCGGCCGAGAAGTATGAAGGCTCTTTTCAGGATGATGCGAGCTGTGAGGAAGTGGAGAAAGAAGCGTACATAGACGAACTTGTTTACCGGACGCCGGGATACTTCGGGTGGCAGCAGGAGCATTGGCTCAGTCACTGCGGAGACTTCTGTGCGATTGTGGAGTATGTCGGGTGGAAGGAAATCGAGCATCTGGAGGAAGAACTTGCCGGCGACTTAAACGAGATCATGGCCACCTTTAACATGCCTAAGGATAAGCTGAAGGAATGGCTGGTCAATGATGGAGCGCTACAGGGGTATCTGTTCCGATGCGTACACTGCCATCAGCACCGGCTTACGGTGGATTCGAACTGA
- a CDS encoding BRCT domain-containing protein encodes MILIDIETGSAAPDSGIFQVAALVVEDGVIIDKHYFFEIKDETMTALGFGAGYAKISNHIKMKQTFRELLEDYPYPVVSFNATLDRATLLHDGWLDEGRECFSAQAAIKHTHPHLFSYNLSYLSHYFKVGLPVDHKAYLNSLLMLEVIRGASPLEWNPVHLAKPERDRRIFQGKSIVFTGASAQPRVSMSKAARSCGATVSNTITSKTDFLIVGKRPGSKLERARNLGVPIISDEWFLETLSTEPAKESSPYKKLNDVAGKTVYLAPMPSAYKSKVKTILNTMDVSWVRDSEDLKPEVVIHRDGSRSMEGLEMTLSLSELNRMLLRE; translated from the coding sequence ATGATACTGATTGACATCGAAACGGGAAGTGCCGCTCCTGATTCCGGAATCTTTCAAGTCGCCGCGCTTGTTGTGGAGGACGGGGTCATCATTGATAAGCATTACTTTTTTGAAATAAAGGACGAGACCATGACGGCCTTAGGTTTTGGGGCTGGATATGCGAAAATCTCCAATCACATAAAGATGAAACAAACCTTCCGTGAGCTACTCGAAGACTACCCATACCCGGTTGTTTCGTTCAATGCAACCTTGGACCGAGCCACTCTTTTACATGACGGATGGCTGGATGAAGGCAGGGAATGCTTCAGTGCACAGGCCGCCATCAAGCACACCCATCCCCATCTGTTTTCCTATAACCTGAGTTATCTCTCCCACTATTTCAAAGTGGGGTTGCCCGTTGACCACAAAGCCTATTTGAATTCGCTACTCATGCTTGAAGTGATCAGGGGGGCCTCTCCGCTGGAGTGGAATCCGGTCCACTTAGCCAAGCCGGAACGCGATCGCAGGATTTTCCAAGGAAAGTCCATCGTGTTCACCGGAGCCAGTGCCCAGCCCCGGGTGAGCATGAGCAAAGCCGCCAGAAGTTGCGGGGCCACCGTTAGCAATACCATCACATCCAAGACAGACTTCCTTATCGTCGGCAAACGGCCGGGAAGCAAGCTGGAGCGCGCCCGAAACCTTGGGGTCCCCATCATTTCTGATGAATGGTTTTTGGAGACCTTATCGACCGAACCTGCAAAAGAATCATCTCCTTACAAAAAACTTAATGATGTGGCTGGAAAGACTGTCTACCTCGCCCCCATGCCTTCCGCGTATAAGAGCAAGGTGAAAACCATACTGAACACAATGGATGTTTCATGGGTGAGGGACTCGGAAGACTTGAAACCAGAGGTTGTCATCCATCGAGACGGATCAAGGTCCATGGAAGGATTGGAGATGACTCTATCCCTTTCGGAGTTGAATCGGATGCTGCTTCGTGAATAA
- a CDS encoding YobA family protein, protein MKHFMKFLLPVGLFLLVTGCEEMIHEGQPEFVHDGEGPPTMEGIYLQKEEHNILIEGEELKEGGKTLSLNEFMSKNNGYFLRLNDDSDFKGIKSGTKVKVWCGKILESSPPYAVCQKIEAVVED, encoded by the coding sequence ATGAAACACTTCATGAAATTCCTTCTGCCGGTGGGGCTGTTCTTGTTGGTTACGGGTTGTGAGGAGATGATTCATGAAGGGCAGCCTGAATTTGTGCACGATGGGGAGGGACCCCCTACTATGGAGGGAATCTATCTTCAGAAAGAGGAACATAACATTCTGATCGAGGGCGAGGAATTGAAGGAGGGAGGCAAGACTCTCTCATTGAATGAGTTTATGAGCAAAAACAACGGATACTTTTTAAGGTTGAATGACGATTCAGATTTCAAAGGAATAAAGTCCGGAACCAAGGTGAAGGTGTGGTGTGGTAAGATCCTGGAGTCTTCTCCGCCATATGCTGTCTGCCAGAAGATTGAAGCAGTGGTGGAGGATTGA
- a CDS encoding MarR family winged helix-turn-helix transcriptional regulator, translating to MTTVTQLNQHWTDLYFHLHIQHQEKISHQVIRILQLVDKRDEVGVKDVADLLSITQHTASEHVKRIIEKGYILKEKHSDDERKVILELTDSGRDVLFRNTSLDEDKLQAALDLMTPEERTAVSEAFRLLSEKAKSCTSS from the coding sequence ATGACCACCGTGACGCAACTCAATCAACACTGGACCGACCTTTATTTCCACCTTCATATCCAGCATCAAGAAAAGATTTCCCACCAGGTCATCCGCATCCTGCAGCTCGTAGATAAACGCGATGAAGTCGGCGTAAAGGATGTCGCCGATCTCCTCTCCATCACCCAACATACCGCTTCCGAGCATGTGAAGCGGATCATCGAGAAGGGATACATCCTTAAAGAAAAGCACTCCGATGATGAGCGCAAGGTGATCCTGGAGCTAACAGATAGCGGGCGTGATGTGCTATTCCGCAACACCAGTCTGGATGAAGACAAACTGCAGGCTGCCCTGGACCTCATGACTCCCGAGGAACGAACGGCCGTGTCGGAAGCATTCCGGCTGCTGAGCGAAAAGGCGAAATCATGTACGTCTTCCTGA
- a CDS encoding YfiT family bacillithiol transferase, translated as MNERYPIGEFETPDHLSADQIHHWIQEIRTFPARLLETVRSLSEHDLEKAYREGGWTIRQVVHHVADSHMNAYIRFKLALTEENPTIRPYAEDKWAALSDSRSPIASSLTIISSLHERWVNLLESLTEEQLARTFIHPDSGSVALAVNIGIYAWHGNHHLAHIQNALQN; from the coding sequence ATGAATGAGCGCTACCCCATCGGGGAGTTCGAAACACCCGACCATCTATCAGCCGACCAGATTCACCACTGGATCCAAGAGATCCGCACGTTTCCTGCAAGACTCCTGGAAACCGTCAGATCTCTAAGCGAGCATGACCTGGAAAAGGCTTATCGCGAAGGGGGATGGACCATCCGCCAGGTCGTCCACCATGTTGCCGACAGTCATATGAACGCCTACATACGCTTCAAACTCGCCCTGACAGAAGAGAACCCGACCATCCGTCCCTATGCCGAGGATAAATGGGCAGCGCTATCGGATTCCCGTTCACCCATCGCATCATCCCTAACCATTATCTCTTCCCTGCATGAGCGCTGGGTCAATCTATTAGAAAGCTTAACGGAGGAACAGCTTGCACGGACCTTTATCCATCCTGACTCAGGAAGCGTGGCCCTTGCCGTGAACATCGGAATCTACGCCTGGCATGGGAATCATCATCTGGCTCATATCCAGAATGCGCTGCAAAACTAA
- a CDS encoding DUF3147 family protein — protein MYVFLKILVSALVIGAVTEMARRFPTYGGIIAALPLVSLLSIIWLYVQGEAPERISTFALGVLWGFPATAFLLIIVYLSLQHSLHLFTSIGLGLAGWALFLVLQDVVIKQAKIFFLS, from the coding sequence ATGTACGTCTTCCTGAAGATCCTCGTATCCGCCCTCGTCATCGGAGCCGTGACCGAGATGGCTAGGCGCTTCCCGACCTATGGTGGCATCATTGCGGCCCTGCCCCTGGTCAGCCTCCTCAGCATCATCTGGCTATATGTCCAGGGTGAGGCACCCGAGCGCATCAGCACATTCGCCCTCGGGGTCCTGTGGGGTTTCCCCGCAACGGCCTTCCTGCTCATCATCGTATACCTGTCGCTCCAGCACTCCCTTCATCTTTTCACATCGATCGGACTTGGACTGGCAGGATGGGCGCTGTTTCTCGTGTTACAGGATGTTGTCATCAAACAGGCAAAAATCTTTTTCTTATCATAG
- a CDS encoding GNAT family N-acetyltransferase — MNLQKIDVDKHRDVIISFRRESFKVSFGTDQDFDEEEYVRWVQDQSAFFPDGFILLMEKGVPIGQLELTVKDYEGRRIGYVNLYYLIPERRGSGLGNKLHQYSLQFFRTQGVSEYHLRVSPSNHQALGFYRRNGMTVLKRELDGKVLRMMGRVEDGL, encoded by the coding sequence ATGAATCTGCAAAAAATCGATGTGGACAAACACAGGGATGTCATCATTTCTTTCCGCAGGGAGTCCTTCAAGGTCAGCTTCGGTACGGATCAAGACTTTGACGAGGAAGAATATGTACGGTGGGTCCAGGACCAATCGGCCTTTTTCCCGGATGGCTTCATTCTCCTTATGGAAAAAGGGGTACCGATCGGTCAGCTTGAATTGACGGTGAAAGACTATGAAGGGAGAAGAATCGGGTATGTGAACCTCTATTATCTGATTCCTGAGCGACGTGGATCTGGGCTGGGAAATAAGCTTCATCAATACTCCCTTCAGTTCTTTCGGACTCAGGGTGTATCCGAATATCACCTTCGCGTTTCACCAAGCAACCATCAGGCGCTGGGCTTTTACCGCAGGAATGGGATGACGGTGCTGAAAAGAGAATTGGATGGAAAGGTCTTAAGGATGATGGGACGCGTGGAGGATGGATTGTAG